The following are from one region of the Coccinella septempunctata chromosome 7, icCocSept1.1, whole genome shotgun sequence genome:
- the LOC123316706 gene encoding derlin-2, protein MAYQTFRNEYMNMPPVTRAYTTACVITTLAVQLELASPFQLYFNPILILKQGQVWRLVTTFLFFGVFGFNFFFNMIFTYKYCRMLEEGSFRNRTADFVMMFLFGASCMIIFAFFVNLLFLGQAFTIMLVYVWARRNPYVRINFFGLLNFQAPYMPWVLLGFSLLLGNAVYVDLTGIAVGHIYFFMEDVFPNQQGGFKILKTPTFLKMLFDPHPEDPDYEPLPEERPGGFEWGNRQNRNENQEND, encoded by the exons ATGGCTTATCaaacttttcgaaatgaatATATGAATATGCCCCCTGTTACAAGGGCTTATACTACTGCTTGTGTAATAACAACCCTAGCAGTG cAATTAGAGTTAGCTTCACCTTTTCAATTATACTTCAATCCAATACTAATTTTGAAGCAGGGTCAAGTATGGAGACTAGTAACAACGTTTCTATTCTTTGGAGTTTTTGGtttcaatttcttcttcaaTATGATATTCACATATAAGTATTGTAGGATGTTAGAAGAAGGGTCATTCAGAAATAGGACAGCCGATTTTGTGATGATGTTTCTATTTGGGGCCTCGTGTATGATT ATATTTGCTTTCTTTGTTAACTTACTGTTTCTTGGTCAAGCCTTCACTATAATGTTGGTATATGTTTGGGCCAGAAGAAATCCATATGTACGAATAAATTTCTTCGGACTTTTGAATTTTCAG GCTCCGTACATGCCGTGGGTTCTGCTTGGTTTTTCTCTTTTGCTAGGAAATGCAGTCTATGTTGATTTAACAGGTATAGCAGTAGGTCACATTTATTTCTTCATGGAAGACGTTTTCCCAAACCAGCAAGGAGGTTTCAAGATTTTGAAAACTCCCACTTTTCT aaaaatgttatttgatCCTCATCCAGAAGATCCTGATTATGAACCACTTCCAGAGGAGAGACCAGGTGGTTTTGAATGGGGTAATAGGCAAAACCGTAATGAAAACCAAGAGAATGATTGa